The Acetobacter oryzifermentans genomic interval GGCTTTAGGTGCAGGCATGAGCGGGCTTTATGCACCGCCCGAAGCCTCCGCAGAGCAGAAAAAGCAGTGTGATCAACTCCTCAGCGCTGTGGGTAAAACCGTATGGGTGGATCAAGAAGGGTTAATTGATTCCGTAGCCGCTATTTCTGGCAGCGGGCCTGCTTATGTTTTTCTTCTAGCTGAACTGCTAGAACAGGCTGGCATAGAACAAGGGTTGGACGCACCAACCGCCCGTGCGCTGGCGCGCGGCACCATTTATGGTGCGGGGCAGATGTTGCATCAGCTTCCCACAGATGCCGCAGAGTTACGCCGGAACGTTACAAGCCCCGGCGGCACTACAGAAGCCGCATTGAAAGTTCTGATGGCCTCCGATGCATGGCCACAGGCCGTTTCAACCGCCATTGCTGCTGCCGTTAAGCGCGCCAAGGAACTTGCATCCTGATTTTTGCCTTTATGCCCATTGATTATATTTTCTCTTTCTTCTCGCGCAGGTTTTTAAATGGACAATGATGATTTTGATGCAGCGCTGGTTTCATCAGCTCTAACACTTTCTGCAGAACGTGGTTGGTCGCACATTTCTGTATTGGATGCCGCGCGTGATGCAGGCCTTTCCCTGCGTGAGGCACGGCAGCGCTTTCCGCTTAAGGCTTCCATCTTGCTTCGTCTTGGGCGCATGGCGGATGATGTCGCGTTGGCTGATGACACAGTAAGCGGCAACACCCGTGAACGCCTGTTTGACCTGTTGATGCGCCGGCTGGATGTATTCCAGCAATACCGTGAAGGCCTCAGTTCTGTGCTGCGCAGCCTGCCGATGGACCCTCCCCTAGCTATCATTCTAGGTGGTGCCACGCTTGAAAGCATGCGCTGGATGGCAGATGCCGCAGGCATTAGCGCCAACGGGCTAGGCGGATTTGTACGCGTGAACATAATTGTGGGCATATGGACCCACACTTTGCGTGCATGGGAAAAAGATGACAGCCCCGATATGGGCAGCACCATGGCGGCTCTGGATCTGGCGTTAGACAAAGCTGGCCGTTTTGGCCTCTTTCCCGCAGGTGATGAAGCGGCCTCTCTGGATGACGGATTGCCAGATCTGGAGGCTCTTCCGGATGCAGATTCTAGCTTTGCAGAAGGCCATTAATTTTTTCTTCTGACAAAGATCTGAAAAACAGACTTTACGAAAGCTGTCAGTTTGCCTTAAAAGAGCGGCACTGGCAGCTTAATGCTGATGGGGCGTAGCCAAGCGGTAAGGCAGCGGATTTTGATTCCGCCATGCGGAGGTTCGAATCCTCCCGCCCCAGCCAGAACCTAATCTCTTTAAAAAATATTCGTGTTTTTATTTTCATAAAAATTAAATGAATATATTCACCCACAATGTATTGTTGAAATTTGTATTTTCTAGAAATGAGTATAAATAAATTCTATATTTATTTATACGATCTTAACATTTAACACACTTTCAGAATACTTTATTATGAAATGTAAAACTATTCTGAATAAGTTTTCTGATACTCACACTTACTCTTGACGTTACGGAATATTCCTTTCTCTGATAGAAAACACCATTAGTGCTTTTTCTTTTGCTCTATCAGACTGCCCCCGTTGTCATGACACATCCTTCTGCGCCGCCTCCCTCGCTTTTGAAGCAACAGGGTATTCCTGCTGTTCTGGGAGGAAGAACACTTTCTGCCTTTGCATCTCAAGTACAGGCAGTAGCTGTAGGGTGGCAGGTTTATGCTCTTACCCATAGTGCAGCCGCATTGGGTTTTGTGGGGCTGGCACAATTTCTACCTATGGTACTGTTTATATTCCCTGCCGGGCACGCAGCAGACCAGCATAACAGGCAACGTATTGTTATCTCGTGCCAGGTGATCGAGGCGCTTGCTACGGCGTTCATGGCGTATGCCTCATTCTCGCATCACCTCACCTCCCTCATGATTTACGGGCTTGTGGTGGTATTTGGCATCTGCCGCGCCTTTGAAGCACCCGCGCAGCAAACGTTTCTGCCTTCTCTGGTTCCTCCTGCACTCTTTCCACGTGCAGCGGCTCTTTCTTCCTCTCTGTTTCAGGTTGCCTGTATCGCAGGGCCATCTTTGGGCGGATTGCTATACGGTTTGGGCGCAGGGGTATGTTATGCATTGTGCGCGCTTAGCTTTGCTATTGCCGCATTTTGTACTTTTTCCATGAAATTGCAGTTTCCAACCCGCGCCAAACAGCCTGCAACCCTAGCCGCTGTTTTTGGCGGCATTGCTTTTCTACGCCGCAAGCCCACTATGCTAGGCGCTATTTCTCTAGATCTATTTGCTGTGCTGTTGGGCGGGGCGACAGCCATGCTTCCCATTTTTGCAAATGATATTTTGCATGCAGGCCCTTGGGGATTAGGCTTGCTGCGGGCTGCTCCTGGTATTGGTGCATTATTGGTGGCAGCTATTTTAGCCCGTCATCCTTTAGGGCGACATGCTGGATTGTGGATGTTTGCAGCCGTTGCCATTTTTGGTTTTGCCACCATTGCCTTTGGTTTTTCTCGCTCCATCGCCGTTTCAGTTGTCATGTTGGCAATATTAGGCGGAGCGGATGTAATCAGCGTTATGGTACGCGGAGCACTGGTTCAATTAGGCACGCCAGATGAAATGCGTGGCCGCGTTTCTGCGGTGAACATGCTTTTTATTGGTTCATCCAACCAGTTGGGGGAATTTGAAAGCGGTATGCTGGCCGCTGCTATTGGCCCCATTCCTGCCGTTGTATTAGGCGGTATTGGCACATTATGCATTAGTGGAATCTGGATGATGCTGTTTCCCGGCCTGCGCAAACTGGATAGGCTGGAAGACATTACCCCAGAGCATTCCTGATAAAAAAGCCTTACGGAACAATATCCGTAAGGCTTTTTCCAAAGCTTATGCAGCTACCCGATCGTTCAGGCTTAAACAGCCTTTTTCAGATTCGGGCTTGCTTTAAAACGTACCGTTTTACCAGCTTTGACCTTTACCTGCTCACCCGTGCGAGGGTTCAAGGCCTTACGAGCTTTGGTCTTACGCACTGTAAACGTTCCGAAAGAAGGAAGTGTAAAACCACCTTCACGCTTCAGTTCTTCTACAATCGCATCAATAAGGTCATTCGCTGCCTGATTGGCGGCAACGCCGGTGCAGTTGATCGAGTCCTGGATCACTGCTGCAATAAAGGCCTTGCTCATGAAGTACTAACTCCCTTTCAGACAGAACTGTATGCACAAGAATTATTTGGCTATCATGCCTATGCTTTAAGGGCTTGTAGTCACATTTTGATGAAAAAACCAACTTAAAAAATGCAGCATCTTTTAAATCCTTCCGATCCTGTCAGCAAAAACGGATCATGTGGCTTTTCAGACACAGGTTTACCGGCGGGGTCTGTATGTCTTTTTGCTGCATTCGCACCAGACGGTATTTTACCGATTTTTACACGGTTTTACCTAAAAAACATTTTGGATTGCGGTTTTATTCTGCATCTGGTTCTTTCTGGTGAAACCCCAATAGATAAAGAAACCATTGTTTTCTGTAAAAAAAATAATATTCACGTTTGGCAACGCCCTAACGGAGGGATGGACTTTGGAGCATGGCGTTTCTTGTTCCAAAAAAACGTTGCAGATCAAGCTCCTTACGTACTTTTAGCGAATGACAGTGTCTTCGGGCCATTTCGACCTCTTGCCGATGTAGTAAAACAAGCACACGCATATACGTTACCTGCTTGGGGGCTTGTTGCCTCCCGCCTTATCACACCACATTTGCAATCATGGTTTGTTGGGCTTTCGCGGCACACACTGCAAGCAGCACCAGTGCAGCGTGTTTTTTCCCTCCCATTTGAACAAATGAGTCGGAATGAAATTATCTGGCATGGGGAATTAGGGTTATCCGTTGCGCTGCAAGAAGCCGGAGTTCCTCTTCAGGCAGCCTGGAGCGATCTACAGTCACCTCTAGCTCGCTTTCTCCCCACCAACCCTATGCACACGCACTGGTATTCTGTTGCTGCTTCTGGGCAGGTGCCTTTTATCAAGCGGGAACTCTTACGGAACAACAGCTTCGCTATCTCGAACTTACACCGGTGGCCAGAGGTTATTCCCCCAACGTCCAACTTTGATCACCAATGGATCATGGATAGCTTTTGCAAAAACGAATCCAGGTCAGCCCCTGCTGCCACAACAGCAAAAGGGCGAGCGCTTTATAATGTTATCAGCACAGCAGATAGCCTACGCTGGAAGATAGGCCATCTGAAACGTTCAACGCGTTAACCTGAGACTTGCGCCACTTCGTACAGCCATTTTCCCAGCTCTGCACTTTGCTGTTCAAATGTGGCAAGGGTCGCTTTATGAGGATTTACATAGTCCTGCATAAATCCGGGTGTATCCAAAAGGTTTTCCACCGCCATATGCAGGGTTTCTGGCCTGCCATCTATCGGAATAAGGGTGCCATTCACTCCATCCTCAATATCCTCCGCCTGGCCACCCGGAGCAGTAGAGATTACCCATACATCGCGCGATAACGCTTCACGCACGGTCAGGCCATAGCTTTCCTTCCATTGCGAAGGAAACAGCAGCACATCAATGCTATTGAAAAAGTCGTCTATTGTCTCACGCGTATAGGCTGGAATTGTGGAAACACGCCCCTGTGTTTTCCATGCTCCTGTGTAAACAGATTTGATACCCAGATTCAGCTTGTTATCAACAATAACCAGTTCCCAATCATCTCGTTCCAGCGCTTCAAATGCGCGTTTTACAAGAGAGTATCCTTTTATTTCTTCTGTGCCGCCTACGTAGCCAAAGCGTAGTTTTTGGCCGGGAAGACGTTGTGGATGAGAAGATTTGGGCCACAAAAAACCATTCCGGTTTACCCGAATTTTATCTGCCGGAATTCCATTTGCAACAAAAAGTGCACGATGCTCGGCACTAGGAGTCAGCAATAGTGCGGCATGCTGCATGGCCGTTATCATCAATATCTGACGTTCCGCCAGATGCCGTGCATGCGGCACACAAAGCTGGCACGTATGCAGATTGATTTTTTCCTGAAAGCAATAATGTCCATCGGCTTTCACCATGAACTGCCGCTCACATAACCACCATGCATCATGCAGTGTAATGACGTAAGGAATGTTTTTTTCCATACATACCCTTACACAACCTAGCCCCAACCCTTGTGTTGCATGAAAATGCACAATTGAAGGGCGGAATGCCTCCACCCACTTTTTAAAGGCTTGCGTGGCATCGGCATTATCCAACCCTGCTACGGCATCATGATCTGGGGGCGTGATAACACCCAAAATATCTGTGCCTTCCATACAATAGCGGATACTCGCCTTGCCGCGCTGCGCCAAAGGAGGGCGTGATGTAAACACGGCAACCTTTGTGTTTTCCTGCTGCTGAAGCCTGCGAGCCATTTCCTCTGCAACAAATGTTGCGCCGCCAAAAGAGCGTGGCTCGTAATAAATATTCGCACATAAAATGCGTAATTCTGATGACTTCTGAACTTCCGGCTTGCCGAACGCTGGCAAAACCTGGTTTTTCACAATGGCTTCTGGGCTATAATGATCCAGAACATCCTTACGGGCTTGATCACCAAGTGTTTTTCGTAATGTGCTGTCAGCAGCCAGCTTTAAAATGGCATCACACCATTCTGTATCGGTCTGTGCGACAAGCCCATTTTTACCATCTTGTACAATCTGCATAAACGCATCGCGCGGTGAGCAGACCACAGGCAAACTTAGAATAGCGGCTTCCAGAAATTTGATATTGCTTTTGGCATCATTGAAAATCGTAGGTTCTAATGGGGCAATCGTAATATCTGCCTGCGCCAACAATTGCATATAAGCTGCGTAATCTAACCCTATCTGGGTTTGCACTCGCCCACCCAACGCATCAAACTCTGATGGCAGAGTAAGATCTCCGATAATATGCAGTGTAAGGTGTGGGTCTGCTTGCATGGCTGCAAGAATACCTGCTGCCGCCAGCTTAAAATCTGCATCATGCGTACGTGTGCCAGAACCATACACAATGCGTATCTCGCGCTGCGTATCATGCTGGGGCACACCATTTTGCCGGATGTCCGCCACCACATCCAATGTCTGCTGATCCAGCGCGTTTTCTATAACAACGGTATGCTGAATACCGGCTTTTTGCATAGCCTGTGCCAACACACGTGTAGAGGCAATGGCCTTATCGCAAGACAACAAACATTTACGAAAAAGCCGAACGCCAAACAGAAGCTCTTCTTGCTCCTGTTTGTCCAAAGTGGCCAAATTGCCATTCTGCTTATAATCTTCCGCAGAAAAGATAAGATCATCCACTTCCCACCAAGGGGAAAGCTCTAACCGCCTTGTTTCCTTAAGGAGTGTTTCAACCGCAGGAAAAGCGGGAACACGGTAAAAAATAACCTCTGTGCATACCTGAAGAGCTGAAAGAGCTTCTTCTGTTTCTCGCCAATCAACAACCTCTACAAGCCACCCTAAAGACCGTAGTTGCTCTTCTTTCTGCCAAACGCGATATTTGGCACATTGGCGCAGAGATAACTCTGCAATAATCAGAACCCGAGGCGTCAAATCTTTTAAGCGTTCCTTGCCAACATTTGCAGAATAAACCTGATTTATTTTTTCTTCATGCATTAAAATACTTGTATTTTTCTTGTCCCCACCCTCAACAGTAGTACCCACTGTGGCGGGCTTACGTTCAAATAGACGTTCAGCTGCACGGCCAATGGATGAACGTGCCAAACGATGAGAGATACGAAACCGCACCCCTGCCACACCTTCATCCTGATAAATTTCTTGCAGCCTATGGTAAACGTCCGAAATTTTTCGGCCTGTTGGTAGCTGCCCTTTACTTAAATGCCGAACCACCCTTAACGGAGCCGTAAGACGCCAGGATAATGTATGCTGCCAGATACTAAGCTGACGTTGTGACTGTGAAAGTTCATGCCGAAGGTAAGAGGCTTCATGGACTATGCCATCCATGCGCATAGCCTGAATACGCATACTGGCCCGATAACTAGCGGTAAGGGCTTCTTCGGTAGATTGCTGCTTTTCTGGCGTGTCACACGGTAATTTAGAATACGCCATAAGCTTTAATTCTTTCACAATACTTTAGAAATATCACACAATCTTTTTATACAACCTATTTCAAAAAGAAAAGCCGGACCCTAAGGCCCGGCTTTCCTCTTAAGCAAGAACGTAAACCTGTTCTAAAGACTTACTTCAGACCAGAAAACTGGTTTTGGTTCAGGGTATCAACGTTCACAAATGTAATCTGGCTGTGGTCAGACAGAGTAATTGTGGTGTTGTTACCGTTGTGTGTTGCTTTATCCAGAACGTCTGTCTGGAAAGATGCCTTGGTGTAGTCGTAGTCAACCAACAGAACAGAGTTGTTAGCAGCGCTACCAAAGTCCTGAATGGTGTAATCTGCGCCAGCAACACTGTTACGGAAACCGAACACGTTAGCTGCACCACTACCACCTTCCAGGGTGGCATCGCCTACACCGGCAACCAGCGTATCGGAAGCAGTGCCACCGATGAAAGTCTGGGTGCCTGTTGTGCCTGCGTTGTTACCGAATGCCTGGAACCCGAATGCAGAAGACGCACCATCCAGCGTTTCGTTACCATCGTTTGCAACGAACAGGTTATTCGCGCCAGAACCATCGATAAAGCCCTGCTGGCTTGCAGCAACATGGATATCCAGACCGTTGGAACCGAAGATCGTAGCGTGACCAGCCGTAATGGTGGTTTCGCCCGTGCCGCCAATGAAGGTAAGATTGTCGGAAACGTTGATCAGTGCAGAATCGGTGTTTTCGGTCTGCAGGTTGCCATGAGCAGCGGAAATCGTGCTGTTCTGGCCACCTTCAACAGTGCCTGTAGCACCGGAGAAGTTGATGTAATCCAGAGAACCACCGGTAACGGTGGAAGCACCACCAACCGTGATCTGCTGGCTACCATTGGCATCCACAACCAGAGAGTTATCAGACAGCTGAACCGTAGAGCTGCTGCCAGACAGGGTAACGCTCTGACGACCAGCGGTTGCTGTAATGGTGTCCTGACCATCGGAATGAACATAGTTCATGCCCGAGCCCAGATCGATGGTGTTGTGGCCCTGACCTGCAGAGATGGTGTTGTTACCTGCACCACTGTTCACTGTGTCATCACCGTTACCGGTCATGATGTTCCAGTTACCTGCGGTGGACAGGCTATTGCCTTCGAACAGGTTATCACCAGATCCAGCCAGGAACTGGCCGCTCTGATCACCTGCACGGAAAGCAATACCTGTGTTGGTGCCGCCAAGAACGGTCATGCTGGAGGCAGTGCCACCGTATGCATTAACGTTCACCCAGCCATCAAGAGCCGTACCCGGCTGGCTTTTGGCATCGGAGCCGATGCTCAGGTAATCAACATTACCAGCAACGCGGTAAGAACCAGCTGAGGTAATAACCCCGTAGCCTGCCTTATTGCTATCGCTAAAGGTTGTATCCCCAGCAGAAAGATTCTGTGCATCAAGAGTGCTGATGACTGAGCTCAACTGCTTCGACAGGTCATTGGCCTGGTTGTACAGGGCCGAATTCTGTGCGCCGTCTACGGTAACCTGAACATTACCGGACGCACCGACAACCGTGATAATCGGCATGTATCCGTCCTTTTTCTTTACATTTTGCCGCGCCAGCCAGAAATTCCAACCCGCCTACGGCAATCTAACGCTATCCTTTCCTGCTTCGCAAAATACTGCACGAAACGCAAGCAGATTATAGCGTTATTACTTCGCTAACGGCCAACATTGCACAGCGTTGCCAGCCGTTAGCACTGTAAGAAATTTCTCTCTTTGATGAAATAAAAAATACCCAATCTATAATGGTAAATATTTATAATTTTCCTGATAGTTGTATAGAATAACCCTCTAGTGTTGTTTGTTATTTTTCATCACCACAACTGGACTCGTGCCGGACACATGCCTGTAGTGCCTTCCTCCCTCGCAGAATCTCTTTCATCATTGGAAGACTCTCCGCTTTTCACCCCAACTATACTCATACAAAATAGTACATTTGGATGTGAAAACATACCTTTCCTATCATGGATTCTTAAGGAAGCATTTTTTAGCGGGTTATTACTGGTTGGAAGCAGCCTTTCCATTAAGGAAACACTGAGCTTTCGCTTTAATATTCATCCCTCATCTTTCCAACTTACATTTCAGGCAGAACTTCCATCTTCAATCACTCATAACAATCAGGTTATTTATATAGCTGCCAGAATGTGGCAGTCAGCAGAACCCATTCAGCATCTTCTAAATACTGCCCCAGAAGGCACGCTCCTTCTATTAGAAGGGATAAAAGACTCGCGGCGTGCAGGAGCATGGGAACATCTTTCTGCTCTTTTCCCTGCCTTTACGTTCCCTCAAGGAACAGGATTAGGCATTCTAGCAGCAACAGAGGTTGCCTGCCTGTTTCCCCTACTCACACCGGATTCCCGCCTTTCGGACACAGAAAAAACCACCAAAAGCCTGCTGCGTGAACGCTTCGCTTTTGCCGGAGAATTCTGGTTCAATAAGGCGCTCCTCACTGCTGCTCATGCCCAGATAGATACGCTCAAACAGGATCTGGTACAAACGCGCAGTCATGTTTTTTCCCAGCAAATGCTGACGCACCACGAGAGCGACCAGAGCGCACAGAAAATCGACTCGCTACAAAAAACCCTTCAACAAACCCAGAAAAACGAACAAGCTCTTATTCAAGAAAAACAGGAAATTACAGACCGCTTAACTAGCTTTATCAGCACAGTAAAACAGAGAGAGCTTTGTTATCAGCAACAAACAAAAACCATTAACAACCACATACTCACCCTGTCTGCATATATAGACTCCTTGAAACAAACGTATTCTGCTTACTCCCAGCACATTCATGATCTATGGGGCAGATTCGCGCAGGAAGTTCTTGACCGAACCGAAGCGCAAGATGCTCTCAAAACGTATCTTTCAACACCTTCCGGCGTTATCCGTTCTATTGCTCGCGCTTTGGTAAAAGGTGTTGTTGTTCCCTACGTGCCAGACCTACCTCAACCACCCCTAGTAGAATCCCCTCCGCAACTCCCTCCGGCTCCGCCTCCACTTTTGCTGGAACACAGCTCAGCCGCGCCACTTACTTTTCCTGAAGTTCCAGAAGCCGCTTCAATTTCCATTATTGAACAACCTTCACAACCTTCCGGATTCAACGTTCTTTTTGTTGCGGGTGAGCCAGATTCCCCGGGTGTAAATTACCGTTGCATCCGCAATGCGGCTGCCTGTTCTCTTGCTGGTTTTCCCGCTCAGTGGAAGCGCTGCGCAGACGTTGGCCCCGATGATATCAACTGGGCGGATGTCATGATTTTATGGCGTGTTGAATTCAGTGGCCATGTAGACATTATGCTACGGCTGGCGCGGGAACAAAACATGCCGGTTATTTTTGATACAGATGATCTCACGTTCATTCCTGCCCTTGCACGTATGGATATTATTGATGGCATACGCAGCATTGGCGCCACAGAAGAACGTATTGAAACAGTCTTTACTGATATGCAGCGCACCCTTTTACGCACAGATATCGGGTTTGCCCCAACCGATGCTTTAGCGGATGCTATGCGGGTTTATCAGCCCGTTACTTATACTGTACCTAATATATATAATACAGAATGTCTGGCCTTAAGCCGCAAAGCGTATCGTATGCGCCAGCTTAACCCGGATGAACAGATTATTCGTATTGGCTATGCAACAGGCTCCCGCACACACCAAAAAGACTTTGCTCAGGTTAGTAGTGTTCTCGCCCGCTTGTTGCACGAAAAACCCAATCTTCGGCTTGTACTATTCCGCGAAACAGGGAATCATCGCCCAGTTCTGCTCATGAACGAGTTTCCTGAATTTGAACCCGTGCGTGATCAGATAGAATGGCGAGACATGTGCACCTTGCCTGCCCTTCCTTCTGAACTGGCCCGTTTTGATATTTCAATTGCACCACTGGAAACACAGAATCCATTCTGTAACGCCAAAAGTGAATTGAAATTTTTTGAGGCCGCTTTAGCTGGCGTGCCTTCCATTGTTTCTCCAACGGCACCCTTTCGCCAATGCGTGCAAAACGGCCGCACCGGGTTGTTTGCCACCACACCTGAAGAGTGGGAAACCGCGTTACGCACACTTATTGAAAATCCGGATTTGCGCCACCGCATGGCACGAAATGCGTATCATGCTGCCTTGTGGCACTTTGGCCCACAACGCCAAGCCATTCTTTTAGGTACGATTATGGAAAGCCTGAAAGGAGAAAAACAGGCAACCCAAACCACTGAAATACAAATTGCACGCGGCCATTATCTGGCACGCAATCTACCGGATATTCCTGATTGCAGCGTAATGTTCCTGCATGATGCTCTGCAAGAAGCAAACGTTACCGTTATTATTACATCTTATAACTACGAAAACTTCATTCTTGAGGCATTAGAATCCGTTCGGCTGCAAACCATTCCAACCCTTGATCTTGTTGTTGTTGATGATGGTTCTACAGATGGATCACTCAACCAGATCAAAAGCTGGATGGAAAAACAGACGGCGCGCTTTAATCGCCTTATTTTACTTCAAACCAATTCCAATGCAGGGTTGGGTGGCGCGCGTAACTGTGGTGTTGCCTACGCTGAAACCCCATTCTTCCTGCCATTGGATGCAGATAACCGGCTTTTACCACATGCATGTGAAACACTTTTAAGTGCGACAGATGAATTAACAGCTTACGCCTACCCAATTATCCAACAGTTTGGAGACCCCGCCCAACATCCAACGTTAGGCCAGGAACCTTTCCGCCCCATGCAACTGGTGGCAGGCAATTATATTGATGCCATGGCTCTGGTAGCCAAATGGGCCTGGGCCGCCACCGGTGGTTACTATGTAAGCCGTGACGCAATGGGGTGGGAGGATTACGACCTTTGGTGCACCATGGCCGAATACGGTTTGCGCGGCACCCATGTACCGGAAGTGCTGGCTGAATATCGTGTGCACCAAACATCCATGACCAACAATGTGACGGAAAAAATGGCACATAAACAGCGCGTGGTCTCACTGATAGAAGAACGCCACCCGTGGATCAGATTGGTGCAAAAAAGCGCCAAACAGCGTGAAGTCACAACAAGCTAAAAATGACCGATAAAAACGCTAAGCCCGCAAACAGGCATACTGTTTGTGCGGCTTGGTATTTCGACACTGTGAAACGAGCACAAAAAAAACAGAATCCCATTTCTGGAATTCTGTAAACCGCTCTGATTTTTTAGGAAAATCTGGAGCGGGCGATGGGATTCGAACCCACGACCCCAACCTTGGCAAGGTTGTGCTCTACCCCTGAGCTACGCCCGCATTGGATGGCCTCCTTTTACGGATGATCATTCAGATAGGCAAGAGGGAAAATGAAAAAAAATGCCTGAAATTGCATTTTCTTTCTCCAGCCCTTTCCTACTTGTGTTGGAAAGGGCTGTTGGCGCTTTTCAGCCTGTGCTGATACTGATGCTCAAATGCCTTTACGCAGCAAGGAAGGAAAACCGTGTCTGCTTCCATGTTCCGATCCCTTTATCATCAAGGGTTCGTCCGCGTAGCTGCCTGCACCTTGCCCGTAGCACTGGCAAATCCAGCCATAAACGCGCAGCGTATCCTAGAATCTGCCAAAGCATGTGCCGCAGATGGTGCAGTTTTATGTGTGTTCCCTGAACTTGGGCTGTGCGGATATACACTGGAAGACTTGCTACAGCAGGAAACGCTTCTGGCAGAAACCAGAACAACCCTTCTCTCCTTGGCTCAGGCATCTGCCACGTTGTGCCCTGTGCTGGTAGTAGGCGCACCGTTGTTATGGAAGAACGCTCTTTATAACTGCGCAGTCATTATTCATTCCGGCAAAATTCTGGGTGTGGTTCCTAAAAGCTACATCCCAAATTATCGAGAGTTCTATGAGGCACGCCATTTCCGCTCCGGCGCAGATA includes:
- the proC gene encoding pyrroline-5-carboxylate reductase encodes the protein MTNTPLLPSILLVGCGKMGGAMLEGWLAHGLAPSVVIDRHLAELPAPHRVVRSLEAIPADFAPDIILVAVKPQKANGVLAELAQHFPNATLLSVMAGRTIASLLAAYREGNAAASPIIIRSMPNTPSALGAGMSGLYAPPEASAEQKKQCDQLLSAVGKTVWVDQEGLIDSVAAISGSGPAYVFLLAELLEQAGIEQGLDAPTARALARGTIYGAGQMLHQLPTDAAELRRNVTSPGGTTEAALKVLMASDAWPQAVSTAIAAAVKRAKELAS
- a CDS encoding MFS transporter, with the translated sequence MLFLLLYQTAPVVMTHPSAPPPSLLKQQGIPAVLGGRTLSAFASQVQAVAVGWQVYALTHSAAALGFVGLAQFLPMVLFIFPAGHAADQHNRQRIVISCQVIEALATAFMAYASFSHHLTSLMIYGLVVVFGICRAFEAPAQQTFLPSLVPPALFPRAAALSSSLFQVACIAGPSLGGLLYGLGAGVCYALCALSFAIAAFCTFSMKLQFPTRAKQPATLAAVFGGIAFLRRKPTMLGAISLDLFAVLLGGATAMLPIFANDILHAGPWGLGLLRAAPGIGALLVAAILARHPLGRHAGLWMFAAVAIFGFATIAFGFSRSIAVSVVMLAILGGADVISVMVRGALVQLGTPDEMRGRVSAVNMLFIGSSNQLGEFESGMLAAAIGPIPAVVLGGIGTLCISGIWMMLFPGLRKLDRLEDITPEHS
- a CDS encoding HU family DNA-binding protein translates to MSKAFIAAVIQDSINCTGVAANQAANDLIDAIVEELKREGGFTLPSFGTFTVRKTKARKALNPRTGEQVKVKAGKTVRFKASPNLKKAV
- a CDS encoding rhamnan synthesis F family protein codes for the protein MQHLLNPSDPVSKNGSCGFSDTGLPAGSVCLFAAFAPDGILPIFTRFYLKNILDCGFILHLVLSGETPIDKETIVFCKKNNIHVWQRPNGGMDFGAWRFLFQKNVADQAPYVLLANDSVFGPFRPLADVVKQAHAYTLPAWGLVASRLITPHLQSWFVGLSRHTLQAAPVQRVFSLPFEQMSRNEIIWHGELGLSVALQEAGVPLQAAWSDLQSPLARFLPTNPMHTHWYSVAASGQVPFIKRELLRNNSFAISNLHRWPEVIPPTSNFDHQWIMDSFCKNESRSAPAATTAKGRALYNVISTADSLRWKIGHLKRSTR
- a CDS encoding glycosyltransferase; the protein is MAYSKLPCDTPEKQQSTEEALTASYRASMRIQAMRMDGIVHEASYLRHELSQSQRQLSIWQHTLSWRLTAPLRVVRHLSKGQLPTGRKISDVYHRLQEIYQDEGVAGVRFRISHRLARSSIGRAAERLFERKPATVGTTVEGGDKKNTSILMHEEKINQVYSANVGKERLKDLTPRVLIIAELSLRQCAKYRVWQKEEQLRSLGWLVEVVDWRETEEALSALQVCTEVIFYRVPAFPAVETLLKETRRLELSPWWEVDDLIFSAEDYKQNGNLATLDKQEQEELLFGVRLFRKCLLSCDKAIASTRVLAQAMQKAGIQHTVVIENALDQQTLDVVADIRQNGVPQHDTQREIRIVYGSGTRTHDADFKLAAAGILAAMQADPHLTLHIIGDLTLPSEFDALGGRVQTQIGLDYAAYMQLLAQADITIAPLEPTIFNDAKSNIKFLEAAILSLPVVCSPRDAFMQIVQDGKNGLVAQTDTEWCDAILKLAADSTLRKTLGDQARKDVLDHYSPEAIVKNQVLPAFGKPEVQKSSELRILCANIYYEPRSFGGATFVAEEMARRLQQQENTKVAVFTSRPPLAQRGKASIRYCMEGTDILGVITPPDHDAVAGLDNADATQAFKKWVEAFRPSIVHFHATQGLGLGCVRVCMEKNIPYVITLHDAWWLCERQFMVKADGHYCFQEKINLHTCQLCVPHARHLAERQILMITAMQHAALLLTPSAEHRALFVANGIPADKIRVNRNGFLWPKSSHPQRLPGQKLRFGYVGGTEEIKGYSLVKRAFEALERDDWELVIVDNKLNLGIKSVYTGAWKTQGRVSTIPAYTRETIDDFFNSIDVLLFPSQWKESYGLTVREALSRDVWVISTAPGGQAEDIEDGVNGTLIPIDGRPETLHMAVENLLDTPGFMQDYVNPHKATLATFEQQSAELGKWLYEVAQVSG
- a CDS encoding beta strand repeat-containing protein; this translates as MPIITVVGASGNVQVTVDGAQNSALYNQANDLSKQLSSVISTLDAQNLSAGDTTFSDSNKAGYGVITSAGSYRVAGNVDYLSIGSDAKSQPGTALDGWVNVNAYGGTASSMTVLGGTNTGIAFRAGDQSGQFLAGSGDNLFEGNSLSTAGNWNIMTGNGDDTVNSGAGNNTISAGQGHNTIDLGSGMNYVHSDGQDTITATAGRQSVTLSGSSSTVQLSDNSLVVDANGSQQITVGGASTVTGGSLDYINFSGATGTVEGGQNSTISAAHGNLQTENTDSALINVSDNLTFIGGTGETTITAGHATIFGSNGLDIHVAASQQGFIDGSGANNLFVANDGNETLDGASSAFGFQAFGNNAGTTGTQTFIGGTASDTLVAGVGDATLEGGSGAANVFGFRNSVAGADYTIQDFGSAANNSVLLVDYDYTKASFQTDVLDKATHNGNNTTITLSDHSQITFVNVDTLNQNQFSGLK